The Magallana gigas chromosome 6, xbMagGiga1.1, whole genome shotgun sequence genome includes the window GCAAAGAAATATCATAGCATTGTAtagaaatctcatagcattgcattttaatacttttttttggtattctatgatattttcaatgttttgtaaTGAGATTCCATTGGTATGCTATATGATATTTGACCGTCATTTTATGCATATCTATTACAATCTCATGCTATGCTGTGCTATGAGATTCGAGTAATGTTTCGAGATTCATAAGCAATGATATGAGATTCCTATGGAATTCTATAAGATTTCTATGCTATGCTATATTAAATTGAAACGAaatgcttaatgatatggtaagCAATGCTATGATCAGTCAGAATCATATGAAATGCTATAGGATTCAAATGCTTTATAATATATGTCGATGTTATgctatgaaatttaaataacataGCATTAAAATCGTATGACATAACATTGGAAACTTACAGCGTTTCACTTGATTCTCATTCATCATAGCATAACAAAACCTAGCACAGCATACCATATCATGTAATATCATATATCTacataaagcattttatttaaatttactaAAACAAAAGCATATAATGATATACTATGATATTTCGATACTATTCAATGTTATGGATATAAAAGGCTAAATGATGCTATGCTTTGatgaatgaaaatcaaattatatgcTATAAGATTCCAATGGTATATAATGtaattccaatgctatgctatgaaatTAGATAACTGTAAACATATCATTGGAATTACATTGCATAGGATTGGATCTTATAGCATATCATTTGATTCTCATTCATCATACCATATCATGTAAAATCATATATCGTCAGACAGCATtttaatttaccaaaaaatagtataaaaatgtAATGCTATGAGATTTATATGCAATGCTATGATATATGTATGCTattattaatctgttaaaacaaattattaatttgttataacagattgataacttgttataacaaattattaatttgttatatcaaattactaatttgttataacaaattgataatctgttataacaaattattaatctgttataacaaattaataatctgttataacaaattattaatctgttataacaaattgataatttgttaaaacaaattgataatctgttataacaaattattaatttgttataacaaattgataatctgttataacaaattgataatctgttataacaaattactaatctgttataacaaattattaatctgttatatcaaattgataatttgtttaaacaaattgataatatgttataacaaattattaatctgttataacaaattactaatctgttataacaaattattaatttgttataacaaattgataatctgttataacaaattattaatctgttataacaaattactaacttgttataacaaattattaatttgttataacaaattactaatttgttataacaaattactaatttgttataacgaattgataatctgttataacaaattactaatttgttataacaaattgataatctgttataacaaattactaatttgttataacaaattactaatctgttataacaaattaataaaaaatactgctGCGAccctaatacgcttccgtaaaatgttcattgaaagcTACTGGCGTACAGAATATTGGTCAATGAGATCAGATGTCATGGCAAGTGACGTCACGAGAACCGTTGATCCCCCAATGCCACTCAGGGCAGCCACACCGTACACACGGCTGGAGGTAGCCTCATCGATGAAAAAGATCCACACACATGCTCCGAGCGTACAGGATATACCCATGACGTAAGTACGCTACAAAGGTAagtaatttaatgtttaaaaaaatcgtaAAACAGTTCAATGGTATGATCACCTGttttgcttgaaatttttgGTTTCCGTGGAGAATTCGGTTTTGTTCTTAACCCAAGAGAGTAAACCACTCCTGGatgtaaaaatgtatacaaaaccACATTTACCAGGATTAGACAACTTAAGTATAAACACAGAGAACTAACCTTGCGTCCAAGTAATTGGTTCGTGTTGTTCATGAACAGTGAGGTGCAGAACCCAGCAACATATCCAACTAGAGGAACTATTGCTACAGAGTTctgtaaatttaaagaaaaaatggcaATTTTTCTCTCATGTATATATACGTCTATTTAGTATGAAACTGTATTGCTCTGTACTTAAATTGCTTATTTTAAAGGTTATCGTAGATAAAATACATaaagtttaacaataaaaatgataagaaagAAGCATAGCAATCAAATACTGCTTTATAGCAACCAaccagtggattttttttttccaacacgAACCTTGTGCATATGCAATGTCTCTGTGATGTACATTGGCATATATATCTGCGATATGTTGACGGTCAGTCTTGTACACATGTAAATTAAAGCcatctgaaaaaataaattcaggtAATAACTGAGAATACTATCctattacatgtttataagaTGATTTCATTGGGGAACGTACTTGCCTGATAAAAACTAGGTTCTCTAAACCATTCCTTCCAATGCTTATGTAAGTTCATCTTTGGTTTCACATTATCGTCTGGTCGATCTTGAGTACGACCATCCATTATACTATGACTCGAGACAAACGAAATTCGTTTCTTTGAAGTACTAGGCGTTTTCGTCCGCGATTCACTTTTGAGAATTCCAGAAATTGTTGGGTTTGTATTGCTCCGTATAGTTGACATTTCTATGTCATTTTCAGGACACGAAATCGAAGGAATTATCGCTAAAACATCGCTCTCTGGACATGACATAgatgatatttttctttctatcgAGTCGTGCTTTTTACTACAAATTTTATCGGAAGAAGGTGATTTGAATATTCCTCTAAAGCTATTTTTTGAATTAGGAGAGTTAGTCATGTTTCTTTTTGTCTCTTTTGGAAAAATATCgacattttttgtttcttcTACAGTActgattttatctttattgaCAGTTTTTTCTATTTGAGCCGTAACTTCGTTTAATGCAGATTTTCTCGTATCTTTCTTGTCGAGCTGATATCCAGTTCCTGGCAAAGGATTATCTTTTTCATGCACAGTGCAGTAGAAAACACAGCTAAAAGCTACGCCTATAACTACCACACATATTGCCAAGTCCTGCAAAACAATGCATGCattgtattaattaaattagattAAAACATAAACCATATCATGTCTTACtattactttttatattaagaaaatttgacacaaaacgATTATCAATAGCAAACAGGCTGATGATGTCAATATCATGCTTACAGCAACGTCATTAACGGATAAAACGAAGTACAAATACGtttgaaacaactttttttttgttcttaacaTTTCGAGATACACGAGTTTCACTCACTCATATCACAGTAATATTaatcttgtttgtttttttttcaaaatattttggcaCCCGATTTTATAGAGCGGTTGAGAATgctcaaaaataaattatacagacaaaaaatgttGCTCATATATACTCTGAATATATCCCCGTCTTCTGCATTGAGGAAGGTACTGGCCTCCTCCGCTCTGTGTGCGTCAAAAAATAACCAGGCGAGTAGATACACCAGCATGTGACACAGGACTGTTATGGCATATCTGTTGAATTTGAAAGGTTGAATTGAAATCTTAACTTATGAATGGAATTGAAGATTTTCATAAAACgcagaaaaaatattgattgagtACCTCCATCCGTTTAACTGAACCTTCTCAACTGCAGAAAATGTCATTTCAGGGATCAGAGCTAAATGACCAATTTGGGCACACGCCCATCCAAATTGGAATATAACAATAAGAGGTACGTAGTATATAAATTGTGCCCAATCGGGGACACCAACGCAGAACCAACATGGTATAAAGATGAAAGGAAATCCAAGGCAGCTACAAATCGTCCCTTAAACAAGATGAAAgaatcagtgaaaaaaatgacatgttattaaataacatatatatttttgaaataaataattctgAAACTGTTACCTATCAAATGCCAGGATTTTCGTCTTCCAATATTGAAGCATCCAGATTTGCTATTGTCTGAAGCCAAACCAACCAATGGGGTCAGAACGGCGTCCACGGATTGACCAATCATCATCAGGGTACCTGCCAGGGTGTCGTTGAAGTTTTTCACTTCATGAAAGTACGCTATGAGGTATGTGTACCACATGGAAGCTGTTAGATCATTGAAAGCATGCCCGACACTGTACCCAAGCTTTCTCTTGATTGGAATTGATTCTCCTGCCATCATATATTTCCacagaaaattgtttttatcgTATTTTTATCTCTTTGACAACTTTTTCTTAAAACACTTCATTTCACCATTGGTATAAAACACTCCATTTCAGTATCATTATTAGGAATATAAACACGCAATAAGTTCACTTGTGGGAGAAAAATATACTGGCTGTAAACCttgaatgataaaatttttagaGACCATTCGAAATAAGTTACTTGGTTGTGTAAAGGTTGCCATTGGCCCATGCTAAGGACTTATgaatgtagattttagtttaatttcaatgtttttatgaaTGAATGTTCACACAAGAAAAAGTTAAATTGTGTCaagtataaattacatgtttacgAAATAACGAATATTACCCGTGACTATAGATCTTTAGTATTTTATGTCGTTTTATAGTCATTTGTCtatagatattaatataagcTATTGCATTATTTTACTTCTTGTCTGTTCCTTTTTGGAAACAGAAAATTATCTGCACATGTCCTCGTGAAATGAACACGCGTTATGCATCAAACTATACGTACATTTTTCTTTCAGTATCCCGACCCTTTCTCTCCCCCCAAGCTAACAGTGGTGACGTCAGCAAGGTTTTGATGGTCCAGAATTTATGTTATGCTAGAAGGAGAATGTGTAATATGTGTCTCGTTTTCTGAATTATTTTATTGCTTCGgtcttttttaatcaattatatTCATCTTTTTTCATCGTGTCAAACGGCAaccaatgttttattttttgtgatgGATCGCGGCGTCATTTCTTTACTATAATGTTCATCAGCTCAGCAGCTTTGCAAAGATGCAAGAAAAGCAAGTACATAACAAACCGTAGTTTCAGAGGAAAATGTTATCCAATTTTTCATCGTTAATAGGTATTTTGGGTGCAGTTAAGAAGCAAACATTCGGTAAGAAAAAATGCTAATGATATTCAAGGTTGCGTcttgcaaaaaaacaaaacaaaacaaaaccaaaaaattttacttatttcaaTTTAGTGGTTTAATCCAATATGcagttttaacaaaaataatacattcCGATTAACCAACTACATGCACACGTGCACTAAACTCACGCTATGCTATTGTTTGGTGGTATAAAACCATATTTcgattaacaaaattaatgaataaccGATTTTGCTGAAGTTATTTATACATTTCAACACTGCAAGAATTTAGTTGAGATTAAATCCAAAGTCTAAATCTCAACTAATTTTGAAGTCTCTAAATTAACCACTGCATGGATCCGAAAAGCATCTTATAgcatcttattttaaaatttcaaatctgGTTATTCAGTCGTGTCTTTTAACGATTATTTTCAAACTAGCGAATatccattacatgtacttgctttcAACAGTTCTGTTTACAAGTTTCTTTTCATAGTCAATTTGTATTTAGTATTGCAGCTGTATCATGTGCACGAGTCTACAAGCATGCATGCCAGTCAGTCTCACATGCACgcctatacatgtatctttattcTTTCGCCACGCTCAGTCAAATGTCATAGAATTGTTTGCCCAAGGTCAGCCCTCTTCTAAGAGTTTAtgctttttattaaaataagacAAACCTTTTGACACACAGAACAGGTTGTAATTAACATTAATCAGCTAATTTGGCGTTATTCTGTTTAATTATAGACCAGTATAGATATTTACTGTTTAATAATACTCTCCAtgccaaaaaaatttcaatatgaagtttatctttgaaaaaatacGATTATTAGGTCAAAAGTCAGATTGAAGGcaggtgtaaaaaaaaaagagttactCTGTGGCTCTTGCATTATATATACACGTGTTCACACATTAATGAGAGATGCATGGTTCACAAAGACTGACAACTGACAACTGAAGTTAGGAGAATGATCTGTACGTTTCAACACTCcctaattaaaaacaatttgcaTATTAAGGTTAAACATCCACAGTATATCATAACTTTATGTGCATCCTTAGGCATGGTGTTAACAATCACTTGacttaatttaaaacatgaatgaaaacagaaaacaattaaattatatgataatatgTACAGTAAAGTATTTAGACATTTGTCATCCCATGTTAAACTATGGGATATGGAGATTATTTA containing:
- the LOC105324962 gene encoding major facilitator superfamily domain-containing protein 12; this encodes MMAGESIPIKRKLGYSVGHAFNDLTASMWYTYLIAYFHEVKNFNDTLAGTLMMIGQSVDAVLTPLVGLASDNSKSGCFNIGRRKSWHLIGTICSCLGFPFIFIPCWFCVGVPDWAQFIYYVPLIVIFQFGWACAQIGHLALIPEMTFSAVEKVQLNGWRYAITVLCHMLVYLLAWLFFDAHRAEEASTFLNAEDGDIFRDLAICVVVIGVAFSCVFYCTVHEKDNPLPGTGYQLDKKDTRKSALNEVTAQIEKTVNKDKISTVEETKNVDIFPKETKRNMTNSPNSKNSFRGIFKSPSSDKICSKKHDSIERKISSMSCPESDVLAIIPSISCPENDIEMSTIRSNTNPTISGILKSESRTKTPSTSKKRISFVSSHSIMDGRTQDRPDDNVKPKMNLHKHWKEWFREPSFYQMALIYMCTRLTVNISQIYMPMYITETLHMHKNSVAIVPLVGYVAGFCTSLFMNNTNQLLGRKRTYVMGISCTLGACVWIFFIDEATSSRVYGVAALSGIGGSTVLVTSLAMTSDLIDQYSSSAAFVYGAMSFTEKLANGLAVVLIQRYNPCENGSAAHMTHHCTVYYRDVLVTVPGGVTFISLLVLLSTMSSIGGRSGWKEHRILQPSSPDRDWERSPP